In Diabrotica undecimpunctata isolate CICGRU chromosome 4, icDiaUnde3, whole genome shotgun sequence, a single genomic region encodes these proteins:
- the LOC140439270 gene encoding uncharacterized protein isoform X2, with product MTTKILILISASLALAATFPSKSDLITEPKPGEEYVFVQSTNLEAKPVTRNEKTFPAEKEFETSHKLPPSLRYKLEEDEEADEVHGKELKKGKKILKRATQVTAPAPPPPGATKIDVKALLAQYQSASSTSTSPPKTESTTKKVQRRRGGTNKRVKKAISSRTEVTSPSPVLTTGKAIPKAVVDDIPLLGAASDKQRSRIQIKKGPNGQEYEYEYVYYYYYDDDDDNKNKTFTNAHDGPARNQIPTRSEKEKAIAESNEVLPSRTSAKRGRQLGEDETVNEERLPANTRFPPRSRNLNTTPLPEEETKASSAGTGAPNRGRGRGRPAGDSNALPSTEVDTTSDESQASRGRTRVNVHRPSLDLVDSDSFNTHNGGSSQSKPSFPQELPEGPVRFLGAIPNERIEYDLPAPESVEKESPVPEKGDEEVASTPEKDTTGTIFDPTTTAMSPMDKVALDLYAISQGTQKLFGEGEESTGSTEESTDEVSTKTEATSSTTTTTTTTTTTTTTTTTTTPPPPPSTEAPTGFGRNKFGAGRRTLGGRKSTTTTTTTEASASEPKKSKYGRPSFGGRSRTRTTAAPSAEEPVNQEEVKPVGQSRPTVNRSRFSSSRTRTRTTAAPSDEPKEESSTSAPSRASLPKSRPGLRTRSRTTAAPSTEHDDNKDDASSPADSSTTAKPRRISGGSAVRPLRPGARINIGGSRSRTTTSTTEAAAPVEDNVAGDEEAETHDEPKEEAPAAVDNSPLSRLRNKNRINVQPRQKTAASAPVQVRRVNPLLGRKRPGQSTENPSSEAPQEPSSTEAAAEAAEEESDETEAAAPSSSTTTEEPRGLNKLLAGRRRLPARTPGSIASRAQ from the exons ATTAATATCTGCAAGTCTAGCCCTCGCCGCAACGTTCCCATCCAAATCAGATCTAATCACAGAACCAAAACCTGGAGAGGAATACGTGTTCGTACAATCCACCAACCTCGAAGCTAAACCAGTAACCCGAAACGAAAAAACATTTCCAGCGGAAAAAGAATTCGAAACGTCTCATAAGTTACCGCCTTCACTGAGATATAAACTAGAGGAAGATGAAGAAGCTGATGAAGTTCATGGTAAAGAATTGAAAAAGGGTAAGAAGATTTTGAAAAGAGCTACCCAAGTAACTGCACCAGCACCACCGCCTCCAGGAGCAACAAAAATTGATGTGAAAGCCTTATTAGCTCA ATACCAAAGTGCAAGTTCAACATCAACATCTCCTCCCAAAACCGAATCAACTACCAAGAAGGTCCAACGTCGACGAGGCGGAACAAACAAAAGGGTAAAGAAAGCAATTTCTTCGAGAACAGAAGTTACCAGTCCTAGTCCCGTCCTAACCACAGGAAAGGCTATCCCCAAAGCCGTCGTAGATGATATTCCTCTTCTCGGTGCAGCTAGCGATAAACAAAGATCCAggatacaaattaaaaaaggacCCAACGGTCAAGAGTATGAGTACgaatatgtttattattattactacgATGACGACGATGACAACAAAAATAAGACG TTCACCAACGCCCATGACGGTCCCGCAAGAAACCAAATCCCTACTCGGAGTGAGAAAGAAAAAGCAATCGCTGAAAGTAACGAAGTGCTTCCATCGAGAACTTCCGCAAAAAGAGGTAGACAATTGGGCGAAGATGAAACTGTCAACGAGGAAAGATTACCGGCTAACACAAGATTCCCTCCAAG AAGCAGAAATCTAAACACCACTCCCTTGCCTGAAGAGGAAACAAAAGCCTCCAGTGCCGGAACAGGAGCGCCCAACAGAGGCCGAGGAAGAGGAAGGCCAGCGGGTGATTCGAACGCGTTGCCTTCAACTGAGGTCGACACTACTTCTGATGAATCTCAA GCGTCCAGAGGTCGCACCCGAGTCAACGTCCACCGTCCATCTCTGGATTTAGTCGACAGTGATAGTTTCAATACTCATAATGGAGGAAGCAGCCAAAGTAAACCATCATTTCCTCAAGAACTTCCTGAAGGACCGGTACGTTTTTTGGGAGCCATACCCAACGAGCGCATCGAATACGACCTACCA GCACCAGAATCGGTTGAAAAAGAATCTCCGGTTCCGGAAAAAGGAGATGAAGAAGTAGCAAGTACTCCAGAAAAAGATACTACTGGAACAATTTTTGACCCTACAACAACTGCCATGTCTCCTATGGATAAAGTTGCTTTAGATCTATATGCTATTTCCCAAGGAACACAAAAACTCTTCGGAGAAGGTGAAGAAAGTACTGGATCGACGGAGGAATCGACAGATGAAGTCTCAACAa AGACTGAAGCGACATCGAGCACTACAACTACTACTACAACCACAACAACAACTACAACAACTACCACTACCACTACTCCACCACCCCCACCTTCAACTGAAGCGCCCACAGGTTTTGGAAGGAATAAATTCGGTGCTGGTAGACGCACCCTTGGAGGAAGAAAATCAACAACCACTACTACCACTACCGAAGCATCTGCTTCCGAACCTAAAAAGAGTAAATACGGAAGACCCAGCTTTGGAGGAAGGTCTCGAACAAGAACAACTGCCGCCCCATCGGCTGAAGAACCTGTCAATCAGGAAGAAGTTAAACCTGTTGGACAGTCAAGG cCTACGGTGAACAGATCTCGATTCAGTTCTTCCAGAACACGAACAAGGACTACTGCAGCTCCCTCCGATGAGCCCAAAGAAGAATCAAGTACTTCAGCGCCATCTAGGGCTTCCCTTCCCAAGTCACGACCAGGTTTAAGAACTAGAAGCCGTACAACAGCTGCGCCATCAACGGAACATGATGACAATAAGGATGACGCATCTTCGCCCGCAGACTCAAG CACTACTGCCAAACCGAGGAGGATTAGCGGAGGATCAGCTGTGAGACCATTAAGACCAGGAGCTAGGATTAACATAGGTGGAAGTAGAAGTAGGACAACTACAAGTACTACTGAAGCAGCTGCCCCGGTAGAAGATAATGTTGCTGGTGATGAAGAAGCCGAAACTCACGATGAACCAAAG GAAGAAGCACCAGCCGCAGTAGATAATTCACCATTAAGCCGTttacgaaataaaaacagaattaatGTTCAGCCACGTCAGAAAACTGCAGCAAGCGCTCCAGTCCAAGTGCGTAGAGTCAACCCACTTCTAGGCCGAAAACGTCCCGGTCAATCTACCGAAAATCCATCCAGTGAAGCCCCACAAGAGCCATCTTCAACGGAAGCAGCTGCAGAGGCTGCTGAAGAAGAAAGTGACGAAACCGAAGCTGCGGCTCCGAGCTCCAGCACGACAACGGAGGAGCCTAGAGGACTGAATAAGCTTCTGGCTGGAAGAAGGCGGTTGCCTGCCCGAACTCCTGGAAGTATAGCTAGTAGAGCACAATAG
- the LOC140439270 gene encoding uncharacterized protein isoform X1 yields MTTKILILISASLALAATFPSKSDLITEPKPGEEYVFVQSTNLEAKPVTRNEKTFPAEKEFETSHKLPPSLRYKLEEDEEADEVHGKELKKGKKILKRATQVTAPAPPPPGATKIDVKALLAQYQSASSTSTSPPKTESTTKKVQRRRGGTNKRVKKAISSRTEVTSPSPVLTTGKAIPKAVVDDIPLLGAASDKQRSRIQIKKGPNGQEYEYEYVYYYYYDDDDDNKNKTFTNAHDGPARNQIPTRSEKEKAIAESNEVLPSRTSAKRGRQLGEDETVNEERLPANTRFPPRSRNLNTTPLPEEETKASSAGTGAPNRGRGRGRPAGDSNALPSTEVDTTSDESQASRGRTRVNVHRPSLDLVDSDSFNTHNGGSSQSKPSFPQELPEGPVRFLGAIPNERIEYDLPAPESVEKESPVPEKGDEEVASTPEKDTTGTIFDPTTTAMSPMDKVALDLYAISQGTQKLFGEGEESTGSTEESTDEVSTITETEATSSTTTTTTTTTTTTTTTTTTTPPPPPSTEAPTGFGRNKFGAGRRTLGGRKSTTTTTTTEASASEPKKSKYGRPSFGGRSRTRTTAAPSAEEPVNQEEVKPVGQSRPTVNRSRFSSSRTRTRTTAAPSDEPKEESSTSAPSRASLPKSRPGLRTRSRTTAAPSTEHDDNKDDASSPADSSTTAKPRRISGGSAVRPLRPGARINIGGSRSRTTTSTTEAAAPVEDNVAGDEEAETHDEPKEEAPAAVDNSPLSRLRNKNRINVQPRQKTAASAPVQVRRVNPLLGRKRPGQSTENPSSEAPQEPSSTEAAAEAAEEESDETEAAAPSSSTTTEEPRGLNKLLAGRRRLPARTPGSIASRAQ; encoded by the exons ATTAATATCTGCAAGTCTAGCCCTCGCCGCAACGTTCCCATCCAAATCAGATCTAATCACAGAACCAAAACCTGGAGAGGAATACGTGTTCGTACAATCCACCAACCTCGAAGCTAAACCAGTAACCCGAAACGAAAAAACATTTCCAGCGGAAAAAGAATTCGAAACGTCTCATAAGTTACCGCCTTCACTGAGATATAAACTAGAGGAAGATGAAGAAGCTGATGAAGTTCATGGTAAAGAATTGAAAAAGGGTAAGAAGATTTTGAAAAGAGCTACCCAAGTAACTGCACCAGCACCACCGCCTCCAGGAGCAACAAAAATTGATGTGAAAGCCTTATTAGCTCA ATACCAAAGTGCAAGTTCAACATCAACATCTCCTCCCAAAACCGAATCAACTACCAAGAAGGTCCAACGTCGACGAGGCGGAACAAACAAAAGGGTAAAGAAAGCAATTTCTTCGAGAACAGAAGTTACCAGTCCTAGTCCCGTCCTAACCACAGGAAAGGCTATCCCCAAAGCCGTCGTAGATGATATTCCTCTTCTCGGTGCAGCTAGCGATAAACAAAGATCCAggatacaaattaaaaaaggacCCAACGGTCAAGAGTATGAGTACgaatatgtttattattattactacgATGACGACGATGACAACAAAAATAAGACG TTCACCAACGCCCATGACGGTCCCGCAAGAAACCAAATCCCTACTCGGAGTGAGAAAGAAAAAGCAATCGCTGAAAGTAACGAAGTGCTTCCATCGAGAACTTCCGCAAAAAGAGGTAGACAATTGGGCGAAGATGAAACTGTCAACGAGGAAAGATTACCGGCTAACACAAGATTCCCTCCAAG AAGCAGAAATCTAAACACCACTCCCTTGCCTGAAGAGGAAACAAAAGCCTCCAGTGCCGGAACAGGAGCGCCCAACAGAGGCCGAGGAAGAGGAAGGCCAGCGGGTGATTCGAACGCGTTGCCTTCAACTGAGGTCGACACTACTTCTGATGAATCTCAA GCGTCCAGAGGTCGCACCCGAGTCAACGTCCACCGTCCATCTCTGGATTTAGTCGACAGTGATAGTTTCAATACTCATAATGGAGGAAGCAGCCAAAGTAAACCATCATTTCCTCAAGAACTTCCTGAAGGACCGGTACGTTTTTTGGGAGCCATACCCAACGAGCGCATCGAATACGACCTACCA GCACCAGAATCGGTTGAAAAAGAATCTCCGGTTCCGGAAAAAGGAGATGAAGAAGTAGCAAGTACTCCAGAAAAAGATACTACTGGAACAATTTTTGACCCTACAACAACTGCCATGTCTCCTATGGATAAAGTTGCTTTAGATCTATATGCTATTTCCCAAGGAACACAAAAACTCTTCGGAGAAGGTGAAGAAAGTACTGGATCGACGGAGGAATCGACAGATGAAGTCTCAACAa TTACAGAGACTGAAGCGACATCGAGCACTACAACTACTACTACAACCACAACAACAACTACAACAACTACCACTACCACTACTCCACCACCCCCACCTTCAACTGAAGCGCCCACAGGTTTTGGAAGGAATAAATTCGGTGCTGGTAGACGCACCCTTGGAGGAAGAAAATCAACAACCACTACTACCACTACCGAAGCATCTGCTTCCGAACCTAAAAAGAGTAAATACGGAAGACCCAGCTTTGGAGGAAGGTCTCGAACAAGAACAACTGCCGCCCCATCGGCTGAAGAACCTGTCAATCAGGAAGAAGTTAAACCTGTTGGACAGTCAAGG cCTACGGTGAACAGATCTCGATTCAGTTCTTCCAGAACACGAACAAGGACTACTGCAGCTCCCTCCGATGAGCCCAAAGAAGAATCAAGTACTTCAGCGCCATCTAGGGCTTCCCTTCCCAAGTCACGACCAGGTTTAAGAACTAGAAGCCGTACAACAGCTGCGCCATCAACGGAACATGATGACAATAAGGATGACGCATCTTCGCCCGCAGACTCAAG CACTACTGCCAAACCGAGGAGGATTAGCGGAGGATCAGCTGTGAGACCATTAAGACCAGGAGCTAGGATTAACATAGGTGGAAGTAGAAGTAGGACAACTACAAGTACTACTGAAGCAGCTGCCCCGGTAGAAGATAATGTTGCTGGTGATGAAGAAGCCGAAACTCACGATGAACCAAAG GAAGAAGCACCAGCCGCAGTAGATAATTCACCATTAAGCCGTttacgaaataaaaacagaattaatGTTCAGCCACGTCAGAAAACTGCAGCAAGCGCTCCAGTCCAAGTGCGTAGAGTCAACCCACTTCTAGGCCGAAAACGTCCCGGTCAATCTACCGAAAATCCATCCAGTGAAGCCCCACAAGAGCCATCTTCAACGGAAGCAGCTGCAGAGGCTGCTGAAGAAGAAAGTGACGAAACCGAAGCTGCGGCTCCGAGCTCCAGCACGACAACGGAGGAGCCTAGAGGACTGAATAAGCTTCTGGCTGGAAGAAGGCGGTTGCCTGCCCGAACTCCTGGAAGTATAGCTAGTAGAGCACAATAG
- the LOC140439270 gene encoding uncharacterized protein isoform X3 yields MTTKILILISASLALAATFPSKSDLITEPKPGEEYVFVQSTNLEAKPVTRNEKTFPAEKEFETSHKLPPSLRYKLEEDEEADEVHGKELKKGKKILKRATQVTAPAPPPPGATKIDVKALLAQYQSASSTSTSPPKTESTTKKVQRRRGGTNKRVKKAISSRTEVTSPSPVLTTGKAIPKAVVDDIPLLGAASDKQRSRIQIKKGPNGQEYEYEYVYYYYYDDDDDNKNKTFTNAHDGPARNQIPTRSEKEKAIAESNEVLPSRTSAKRGRQLGEDETVNEERLPANTRFPPRSRNLNTTPLPEEETKASSAGTGAPNRGRGRGRPAGDSNALPSTEVDTTSDESQASRGRTRVNVHRPSLDLVDSDSFNTHNGGSSQSKPSFPQELPEGPAPESVEKESPVPEKGDEEVASTPEKDTTGTIFDPTTTAMSPMDKVALDLYAISQGTQKLFGEGEESTGSTEESTDEVSTITETEATSSTTTTTTTTTTTTTTTTTTTPPPPPSTEAPTGFGRNKFGAGRRTLGGRKSTTTTTTTEASASEPKKSKYGRPSFGGRSRTRTTAAPSAEEPVNQEEVKPVGQSRPTVNRSRFSSSRTRTRTTAAPSDEPKEESSTSAPSRASLPKSRPGLRTRSRTTAAPSTEHDDNKDDASSPADSSTTAKPRRISGGSAVRPLRPGARINIGGSRSRTTTSTTEAAAPVEDNVAGDEEAETHDEPKEEAPAAVDNSPLSRLRNKNRINVQPRQKTAASAPVQVRRVNPLLGRKRPGQSTENPSSEAPQEPSSTEAAAEAAEEESDETEAAAPSSSTTTEEPRGLNKLLAGRRRLPARTPGSIASRAQ; encoded by the exons ATTAATATCTGCAAGTCTAGCCCTCGCCGCAACGTTCCCATCCAAATCAGATCTAATCACAGAACCAAAACCTGGAGAGGAATACGTGTTCGTACAATCCACCAACCTCGAAGCTAAACCAGTAACCCGAAACGAAAAAACATTTCCAGCGGAAAAAGAATTCGAAACGTCTCATAAGTTACCGCCTTCACTGAGATATAAACTAGAGGAAGATGAAGAAGCTGATGAAGTTCATGGTAAAGAATTGAAAAAGGGTAAGAAGATTTTGAAAAGAGCTACCCAAGTAACTGCACCAGCACCACCGCCTCCAGGAGCAACAAAAATTGATGTGAAAGCCTTATTAGCTCA ATACCAAAGTGCAAGTTCAACATCAACATCTCCTCCCAAAACCGAATCAACTACCAAGAAGGTCCAACGTCGACGAGGCGGAACAAACAAAAGGGTAAAGAAAGCAATTTCTTCGAGAACAGAAGTTACCAGTCCTAGTCCCGTCCTAACCACAGGAAAGGCTATCCCCAAAGCCGTCGTAGATGATATTCCTCTTCTCGGTGCAGCTAGCGATAAACAAAGATCCAggatacaaattaaaaaaggacCCAACGGTCAAGAGTATGAGTACgaatatgtttattattattactacgATGACGACGATGACAACAAAAATAAGACG TTCACCAACGCCCATGACGGTCCCGCAAGAAACCAAATCCCTACTCGGAGTGAGAAAGAAAAAGCAATCGCTGAAAGTAACGAAGTGCTTCCATCGAGAACTTCCGCAAAAAGAGGTAGACAATTGGGCGAAGATGAAACTGTCAACGAGGAAAGATTACCGGCTAACACAAGATTCCCTCCAAG AAGCAGAAATCTAAACACCACTCCCTTGCCTGAAGAGGAAACAAAAGCCTCCAGTGCCGGAACAGGAGCGCCCAACAGAGGCCGAGGAAGAGGAAGGCCAGCGGGTGATTCGAACGCGTTGCCTTCAACTGAGGTCGACACTACTTCTGATGAATCTCAA GCGTCCAGAGGTCGCACCCGAGTCAACGTCCACCGTCCATCTCTGGATTTAGTCGACAGTGATAGTTTCAATACTCATAATGGAGGAAGCAGCCAAAGTAAACCATCATTTCCTCAAGAACTTCCTGAAGGACCG GCACCAGAATCGGTTGAAAAAGAATCTCCGGTTCCGGAAAAAGGAGATGAAGAAGTAGCAAGTACTCCAGAAAAAGATACTACTGGAACAATTTTTGACCCTACAACAACTGCCATGTCTCCTATGGATAAAGTTGCTTTAGATCTATATGCTATTTCCCAAGGAACACAAAAACTCTTCGGAGAAGGTGAAGAAAGTACTGGATCGACGGAGGAATCGACAGATGAAGTCTCAACAa TTACAGAGACTGAAGCGACATCGAGCACTACAACTACTACTACAACCACAACAACAACTACAACAACTACCACTACCACTACTCCACCACCCCCACCTTCAACTGAAGCGCCCACAGGTTTTGGAAGGAATAAATTCGGTGCTGGTAGACGCACCCTTGGAGGAAGAAAATCAACAACCACTACTACCACTACCGAAGCATCTGCTTCCGAACCTAAAAAGAGTAAATACGGAAGACCCAGCTTTGGAGGAAGGTCTCGAACAAGAACAACTGCCGCCCCATCGGCTGAAGAACCTGTCAATCAGGAAGAAGTTAAACCTGTTGGACAGTCAAGG cCTACGGTGAACAGATCTCGATTCAGTTCTTCCAGAACACGAACAAGGACTACTGCAGCTCCCTCCGATGAGCCCAAAGAAGAATCAAGTACTTCAGCGCCATCTAGGGCTTCCCTTCCCAAGTCACGACCAGGTTTAAGAACTAGAAGCCGTACAACAGCTGCGCCATCAACGGAACATGATGACAATAAGGATGACGCATCTTCGCCCGCAGACTCAAG CACTACTGCCAAACCGAGGAGGATTAGCGGAGGATCAGCTGTGAGACCATTAAGACCAGGAGCTAGGATTAACATAGGTGGAAGTAGAAGTAGGACAACTACAAGTACTACTGAAGCAGCTGCCCCGGTAGAAGATAATGTTGCTGGTGATGAAGAAGCCGAAACTCACGATGAACCAAAG GAAGAAGCACCAGCCGCAGTAGATAATTCACCATTAAGCCGTttacgaaataaaaacagaattaatGTTCAGCCACGTCAGAAAACTGCAGCAAGCGCTCCAGTCCAAGTGCGTAGAGTCAACCCACTTCTAGGCCGAAAACGTCCCGGTCAATCTACCGAAAATCCATCCAGTGAAGCCCCACAAGAGCCATCTTCAACGGAAGCAGCTGCAGAGGCTGCTGAAGAAGAAAGTGACGAAACCGAAGCTGCGGCTCCGAGCTCCAGCACGACAACGGAGGAGCCTAGAGGACTGAATAAGCTTCTGGCTGGAAGAAGGCGGTTGCCTGCCCGAACTCCTGGAAGTATAGCTAGTAGAGCACAATAG